From Micromonospora rifamycinica, a single genomic window includes:
- a CDS encoding TIR-like protein FxsC yields the protein MSWPDVVPAGVAGQETYFFLSYAHSVPLSDAARPDTDYWVGQFFHDLVEAVRGHPRRAAEIEAGFFDGQVSPGVDLRRMLTDALSLAHVFVPLYSPNYFRNAWALGERESFRSRLVRLSAARAQRHVLPVLWMPLPSWEDRPETVHALELVGDPDDRADYADNGLRALCKLSAYRAQYRSLLGALADRIVTVAEHEPLAPSRAAALTSGPVPDGPGTALVVTTLAADRARWRPYGDQHQLAVADYVAATAERLGLPTRVVELAEARDRASRSPAVVLVDAGVGVDAARAALDGLPPWVVPLVIAADHARGETTPEAIAGSLQDARFPRVLPVRTIDEFERCAPLLVTEARKQFLRHGPVDPPEGPHDPKPSLGPAGPFDVRRGKAER from the coding sequence ATGAGCTGGCCTGACGTCGTCCCGGCCGGAGTCGCCGGGCAGGAGACCTACTTCTTCCTCAGCTACGCCCACTCCGTCCCGCTGTCGGACGCCGCCCGGCCGGACACCGACTACTGGGTCGGCCAGTTCTTCCACGATCTCGTCGAGGCGGTCCGGGGCCATCCCCGCCGGGCCGCCGAGATCGAGGCGGGCTTCTTCGACGGCCAGGTCAGCCCCGGCGTCGACCTGCGCCGCATGCTCACCGACGCGCTGAGCCTCGCGCACGTCTTCGTGCCGCTCTACTCACCGAACTACTTCCGCAACGCGTGGGCGCTGGGCGAACGGGAGTCCTTCCGCAGCCGGCTGGTCCGGTTGTCGGCGGCGCGGGCGCAGCGGCACGTGCTGCCGGTGCTCTGGATGCCGCTGCCGTCCTGGGAGGACCGTCCGGAGACCGTCCATGCGCTGGAGCTGGTGGGCGACCCCGACGACCGCGCCGACTACGCCGACAACGGGCTGCGCGCACTGTGCAAGCTGAGCGCCTACCGCGCGCAGTACCGCAGCCTGCTCGGGGCGTTGGCCGACCGGATCGTCACGGTGGCCGAGCACGAACCGCTCGCGCCGTCCCGGGCGGCGGCGCTGACCAGCGGCCCGGTCCCGGACGGGCCGGGCACCGCCCTGGTGGTGACCACGCTCGCCGCCGACCGGGCGCGCTGGCGACCGTACGGCGACCAGCACCAGTTGGCGGTGGCCGACTACGTGGCCGCGACCGCCGAGCGGCTGGGGCTGCCCACCCGGGTGGTCGAGCTGGCCGAGGCCCGGGACCGGGCGTCGCGCAGCCCGGCGGTGGTGCTGGTGGACGCCGGGGTCGGGGTGGACGCGGCCCGCGCCGCCCTCGACGGGCTGCCGCCGTGGGTGGTCCCGCTCGTCATCGCCGCCGACCACGCGCGTGGCGAAACGACACCCGAGGCGATCGCCGGTAGCTTGCAGGACGCCAGGTTTCCGCGGGTACTGCCGGTACGCACCATCGACGAGTTCGAGCGCTGTGCGCCGCTGCTGGTGACCGAGGCGCGCAAACAGTTCCTCCGGCACGGTCCGGTCGACCCGCCGGAGGGCCCGCACGATCCGAAGCCGAGCCTGGGGCCGGCCGGACCGTTCGACGTACGGCGAGGGAAGGCAGAACGATGA